In Pseudomonas fakonensis, one DNA window encodes the following:
- a CDS encoding M48 family metallopeptidase, whose product MRKSFVVSMLSASVLLGGCQAVNTTSGGAVGVERKQYMFSMLSTDEVNQMYAQSYQQTLGEASSKGVLDKNSSDAKRVQAIADRLIAQAPQFRPDAAQWKWEVNVIKSDELNANCGPGGKIIVYTGLIDQLKLTDAEIAAVMGHEIAHALREHGREAMSKAYGVEMARQGAGALFGLGQDSMALADTVVNYSMTLPNSRANENEADLIGLELSARAGYDPNAAITLWNKMSKASEGAPPEFMSTHPASSSRIASLQAAIPKVMPLYQAAKK is encoded by the coding sequence ATGCGTAAGTCATTCGTTGTCAGCATGTTGAGCGCCAGCGTTCTGCTGGGCGGCTGCCAGGCGGTCAATACCACCAGCGGCGGCGCCGTTGGCGTCGAGCGCAAGCAGTACATGTTCAGCATGCTCTCGACCGATGAGGTCAACCAGATGTATGCCCAGTCGTACCAGCAGACCCTCGGTGAGGCGTCGAGCAAGGGCGTACTGGACAAGAACAGCAGCGATGCCAAGCGCGTGCAGGCCATCGCCGACCGCCTCATCGCCCAGGCTCCACAGTTCCGGCCGGATGCCGCGCAGTGGAAATGGGAAGTCAACGTGATCAAGAGCGACGAGCTCAATGCCAACTGCGGCCCAGGCGGCAAGATCATCGTCTACACCGGCCTGATCGACCAGCTCAAGCTGACCGATGCTGAAATTGCTGCAGTAATGGGCCACGAAATTGCCCACGCCCTGCGCGAGCATGGCCGTGAAGCGATGTCCAAGGCTTATGGTGTGGAAATGGCCCGCCAGGGTGCCGGTGCACTGTTCGGCCTGGGCCAGGACAGCATGGCGCTGGCCGATACCGTGGTGAACTACTCGATGACCCTGCCCAACAGCCGGGCCAACGAGAACGAAGCCGACCTGATCGGGCTGGAGCTGTCGGCGCGTGCCGGCTACGACCCGAACGCCGCGATCACCCTGTGGAACAAGATGAGCAAGGCGTCCGAAGGCGCGCCGCCCGAGTTCATGAGCACCCACCCGGCCTCCAGCAGCCGTATCGCTTCGCTGCAGGCGGCCATTCCCAAGGTGATGCCGCTGTATCAGGCGGCCAAGAAGTAA
- a CDS encoding TMEM165/GDT1 family protein — translation MESLLVPTAIVALAEIGDKTQLLALILAARFRKPWPIIAGIIAATLANHAAAGAVGAWVGGFFSESVLHWVLAASFTATALWTLVPDKMDDDENPARRFGPFLTTLIAFFLAEIGDKTQVATVMLAAQYPHLIMVIIGTTLGMLIANVPVVLAGNFAADKLPLTLIRRLAATAFFVLAVVAVYSAIKTSGWIG, via the coding sequence CGCAACTGCTCGCACTCATTCTTGCCGCACGTTTTCGCAAGCCGTGGCCAATCATTGCCGGCATCATCGCCGCCACCCTGGCCAACCATGCCGCAGCCGGCGCCGTGGGGGCGTGGGTCGGTGGTTTCTTCAGCGAATCGGTATTGCACTGGGTCCTGGCCGCAAGCTTCACCGCCACCGCGTTGTGGACCCTGGTGCCGGACAAGATGGACGATGACGAGAACCCGGCCAGGCGCTTCGGCCCGTTCCTGACCACGTTGATTGCGTTCTTCCTGGCGGAGATCGGCGACAAGACCCAGGTTGCCACGGTGATGCTGGCCGCCCAGTACCCGCACCTGATCATGGTGATCATCGGCACCACCCTGGGCATGCTGATTGCCAACGTGCCGGTGGTCCTGGCAGGTAATTTCGCGGCGGACAAACTGCCGCTGACGCTGATCCGTCGCCTGGCGGCGACTGCGTTCTTCGTACTGGCCGTGGTCGCCGTGTATTCGGCGATAAAGACCAGTGGCTGGATAGGCTGA